The Nicotiana tabacum cultivar K326 chromosome 1, ASM71507v2, whole genome shotgun sequence genome segment GTTTTAATTTATTTCCTCTGTTTATATTGATGTACTAGAAGAATTTAGAAATTCTGTAATGTGTTTCTTCAGTTTGGAATATTGTAGGAAAGACAGTCTCTTTGAATTTTCGAAGAGGTAATATTGTTAACAATTTGCTTCTCTGTTTGGATTCATCAAGAAAGAATGGAAAAGCCAAAGGACTTGAAAAGTACAGTTGATTAGCATTTTATATAGCATGTGCTTTTGAATTTTTAGGCCATGTATATTGGAATGTAATAAAGTTTAATGCTATGGATAGAAAGTAGAAATTGTAGTAATTTCTGTTGATTGTTAGCATCTTTTAGCATCTTTTAAATAAAGATGAATGTTACTTTTGGATAGCATCTTTTAGCATCTGTTGAATGTTGATTGTTAGCATAAAGAACTGCTAGTGTTACTGTTAGCATCTTTTAGTTGATTGttaatttatgtttatatttgtttaattttgtatagATGGCGGATACAAGTAGAGTAAGTTATATTGGTTCAAGTAAAAGTTTACCTATTACGGTAGATAGTGACACCAACACCATTGATACTCAAGATTCCAAGAAAAGGAAAGCCATGCAACCTAGGTCTGATGTCTGGAaccattttgataaatttgaggtTAATAGGGTTGGGAAAGCACGATGTCGATATTGTAAACAAGCTTATGCTGCTAATTCATCTAAGAATGGAACAACAGGATTGAATAATCATTTGCTTAGATGCAAAGAATACCCACTTAACATTGCTAAAGATAATAGTCAAACAAAGATAAATTTTCAATCGTGCCAAAATGATGAAGGAtcaatttggaaatttgatcaaaaAGTGGTTAGGACGGCCTTAATTGAGATGATAGTTATTGATGAACTACCATTTAGCTTTGTAGAAAATGAAGCCTTTATGAAGTTTATGAGAAAAACTCAACCACTATTTTGTCTTCCTTCTCGTAGAACAATAACAAGGGATTGTTATGAAGTTTACGGTGAATTGAAGCAAAATCTAAGAAGTTCTTTTAGAGAAGCACAACCAAAAATTTGCCTCACAACAGACACATAGACTTCATtacaaagaataaattatatgtatttGACAGCCCACTTCATTGATTGGGATTGGaagttgcataaaagaatactaaATTTTTTCCCTATCACTAGTCATAAGGGTGAAGAGATGACTAAAGCTATTAGGGATTGTTTTCTTGAATAGAAATTAGACAAGGTTTTCACTATTACCGTGGACAATGCTTCTTCAAATGATGTCACGGTCAAAGAATTGTCTAAACAGTTAGATATGTGAAAAACTAATATGATGATTGGTAAACATCTTCATGTGAGATACATGGCTCATATACTAAATCTAATTATGCAAGATGGTTTGAAAGAACTTGATGCTTCTGTGACACGTGTTAGAAATATTGTAAGGTATGTGAGATCTTCGCCTGCATGGACCTTAAAGTTTAAACAGTGTTGCGCACATGTAAAGGTAGAATGTACCAAAATGttgtgtttggatgttcctactaggtggaattccacctatttGATGTTGGATATGGCACAACACTTTGAAAAGGCCTTTGACAAGTTTCATATTTTTGATGATGGATTTTCTGCTTATCAATGTTCTCATCTTTGTGAAGATGGTAGTAGTGCGGGTCCTCTTGAATCTGATGATTGGGTGAATGTGAGGAATGTGATAGAGTTTCTTGCAGGATTTCACGAGCTAACTAAAAAAGTTTCAGGTTTACGTTGTGTCACTTGTAATTCTCATTTTGAGGATGTATCTGAACTTTATTGTCATTTGAAAATGTGTTTAGCTAGCGAGGATGAGCATTTGAGAAAAATGGCTTAGCGAAtgcaagaaaagttcaagaagtattggggtgagcctgaaaagatgaataaaataatttttattgcttCCGTCTTGGATCCACGTAACAAATTTGAATATGTTGAGGGAGCACTTGAAGAACATTAGTGAAGAACAAGAGCCTTTTAGTGAAGAATTTGATATCTTGATTTGGTGGAAAACACATGCTCCTAGATTTCCTATTCTTTCGGAGTTGGCTCGTGATGTGTTGGCCATTCTAATTTCTAGTGTGGCATCGGAATGCACATTTAGCACCGGTGGCcgtattcttgattcatttaggagttcaaTGACTCCTAAATATGTGCAAGCTCTTATTTGTGTTCAAGATTGGCTTAGAGAAGAGAAGAATTCTATTAGTGTTGAAGAAGACTTGAAGTATCTTGAGGAACTCGAGCTTGGTAAGCTTTAATATTTTGTGTGTATTTTAgttcaaaataatatatcataatttttcatttgtatgacatatttggtcgaattatctttagatatggaaaataatggaagcactactaccattgtttgatgtatagttgtaacttgcatcttgagtggtaagtttaatactctatttgtttggtgatatacttaatacttttgtagttttgttttattatcaCCAAAATATAATATTCTAActtatgatttatatttttttaggttCAAGTGCAATCATGCCCCGTGCTCCTAAAGTACGCTCCGATatttgggaacactttgaggtgaAAGAAGATAACGGAGAAGTTCGCAAAGTAGAGTGCAAGCATTGTGGTCAAGTCTATAATGTTAATCCAAAGAGGAATGGAACAATTGGTTTAAAGAAGCATATTAAGCGTTGTCTTGCGCGTCTTCCTAGAATCCGTATTTAAGAATTAAGGCTGTTTTTGTTGAGGGATGCCCTCTTTGTTTTTGTTGCACTATGTTTAAGTGTTAAGACTGTTGCAGTTGGCCAGTTGCACACGACTGTTTTTGTTGCACTGTGTTTAAGTGTTAAGTGTTAAGACTGTTGCACTGTTAAGTTAATTCTGTTGCATCTGCTGCATCTGTTGCACTGTTAATTCTGTTAAGACTGTTGCATCTGTTGCACTGTTGAATTCGCAGATATGttaatatattatatagttgtgTAATATGTAGTTGTGTACAGATTCAATTTGATTCTTTCAGCTTTGGAGTTAGGCAGAATTTGCAGTGCACTGGCGTCAACAATTTTGGAGTAGAAATATAACATTGGCGTCAACAATGTTATTCAGTATTAGATTCTCTTTAGTAAGAACATAAATTCTCTTTAGTGGCGTGCAGAACTGCGATTGTAAAGAACTTGTTCAGCTTTTGCTTTTCAGTTATTTAATTGTGCATGTGCACTGTTATATATCAGAACAGATTCTTTGACAATGAAAGTTTCAATTGTGCATGTGCACTGCTAGCATTGATTATTTAGCGATTATTAAACCGAAatcgtaccgaaccaaaataagaaataccgaaccgtaccgaaatattttgatatggtatttggtatacgcaattgataaaccgaataccgaaccaaaattcttaaataccgaaccaaaatacCGAATGTCCACCCCTAATTCAGACAGTTTACCCTACGTTTAAAAGGACTTTATAATCCCCTTCTATAAGTAACAGAAAAATTGCCGAGTACAGATTAGAAGTTATGTATAGGTTGCTTGTGAAGATGTTTACGAAAACGAATTCAGACCTTACATGTGGCAACAGCATCGTGACTCTGGTCATTTACAAGACTTACGTAAATACTAATAGTACTCCGTATTTATCTTAGGGTGTGTTTGGcatgaaggaaaatgtttttttAGAAAATGTTTTTATggaaaatgagtgattttattacttatttttccttgtttggttggtaagtgaaattttttttccggaaaatattttcttgtgtTTGGTTAGAGAACAGAAAATattattaggaaaataatttttatgctattctccccccctccccccccaagTCCCTATGTTTCCCGTGCTCCTCcccaactcccccccccccccccaaacaaatatcaatatttttatgattctattttcttcaagaatttaatgaTTCTTCTAAAAAATTTACACAAATCTAAAGGAACTAAGGTGTTACTTTTTTATGCAAAAATAACGTTGAAATTTGTGcttcataattaaaaaaaatactctttttgttgaaataaaagaaaatactttttactacatcattttgttgaaatgaacgaaaatattttttctacatcatgaaaagaaagtattcttttttttaaaaataaaaaagaaaatatttatattatttattgaAGTAAGgataaatttgaaagaaaaaaactaaCGTGGTTTCCAAAATAGACACTTAtatttgacctttttttttttttgttaaataaCATTAAGAATCGAAAAGTGCAATTTTATTGACGTAGTTTTtctcctcacaatcactcatgactttttttaaaagaataaaaaagaagaaaactataACAATccgaaatattttttatattgtgaaaagaaaatactcattagTTAAAGAAAAAATACTCTATCTATAAtataaaaagaaagtactattaataatatttctatttagggtgggGGTGAGGGTGGGGTGGAGTTGGGGTGGGGGTGGATTGGTGGGGATAGAAAATGTGGGGAAGGTTggaaaagagttttggaaaatattttcctttctcttgatagggaaaacattttcctccaattgaaggaaaatgagttcatgaggaaaatatgtttttcaaaatatttaagccaatcaaacatagaaaaattgaaaaacatttccgaaaaatgttttccttcataccaaacacacacTGAATCGTGGAAAAATGCCAAAAGGTAAAGAACAAACTAAAACTTTGATTTTACAGAAATAACCTCATTCCTCGGCTATTAAGCTACCCCTTTCACACTTTCTATCTTTCTCCAAACTCATTAAGAAAATCATCGTATATAgtatagtactccctccgttccaatttatgtgaatctgtttgactgtgcacagagtttaagaaaaaatcaaGACTTTTGGAAtctgtggtcctaaacaagtcaaaaaggggtacAGAGTGTTTGTGTGGTTATAAacgtttctcattaagggtagaattggaagtttaaactaaattgtttccaaatttagaaaagggtcattctttttggaacggaccaaaaagaatataggttcacataaactggaacggaagGAGTATTAATTATTAATCATAAGGAGTATTTGATTGAATaccgttatttatttttaaatgagAGCAAGTAAAACATTCTTCAAGTAGTAAGGATggaattataatatatatatatatatatatatatatatatatatatatatatattattgtcttctttattttttaaaatattttagatTAATATTTGTTAGGTAAAGTGATAGATGAAAAGAATCGGATggagtaattatttttaaattttatcttaCTCTTTTGTAATATCGCCAATACAGTCCGTTTAGGCTGTTTTATACCTAAAATTCATTCAGAAGTCAGAACCATCACATGAAACTTCATTCACTATAATGCATGTCCAACTTTTTAATTTTTCAGAAGAAGCGTGAGGAACGCACTAAAAGCAAGCAAAATGCCAATCCAACAGTCCAAGTGCACTTGCTTATAGTGCGTGGATTTTTGCCAAACTTTCCCACCACCACTTTCCTTAGCAGTTCAACTTTGAAAAATCCAGCCTTCATTATATACAATGTCACAGCTATAATTCCAAACCCCCGTCATTTTTTGATACTCGAACACAATGGCCTTCAACAAGCCTAAAAAGCCCCGTCTCTCTCTTAATTCGAAACTTTGCACCACCTTATTTTTCATTGTTCTTTTCACCATTCCTATCCTTCGTCTCCTCCATACGCCTACTAACTCTATTTGCACCACCTCTTCTTCGAATATCGAGTCTTGGTCCGGTGATCTACGTGATGCTGAATTTTCATGGAATCGTTTGAAGTTTATTGATAAAAATCCCCCATTAGAAACGCTAAGAATCGCGGTCTTTTCTAGGAAATGGCCTACGAGTGCCACCCCAGGTGGCATGGAACGTCATGCCCATACGTTGCACATGGCTATGGCGCGTCGTGGCCACAAGGTGCATGTCTTCACATCACCACCAATGATGGATGACTCTGCCTTAAGTCCATATCTTTCACCAACTATTCATTGGCACGAGGGCGAACCAGGGAAGTGGCGTTACAATAAGGCATGGGAACAATacgaagaggaaaatgaaagagaaaaattTGATGTAATTCACTCGGAAAGCGTGGCATTGCCTAGTCACATAGCTCTTGGCCTTTCGAATCTCGTGGTATCCTGGCATGGAATAGCTCTAGAGAGTGTACATTCAAGCATCTTCCAAGATTTAGCAAGGAATCCCATTGAGTCTATGACACCTGCTTTTAATCAAAGCCTACAAGGCATGATTCCAAAGGTGTTGAATGAAATTcgattttttcaaaactatgcacACCATGTTGCCATAAGTGATAGCTGTGGAGAAATGCTTAGAGATGTCTATCAAATTCCTAGAAGAAGAGTCCATGTGATTGTTAATGGAGTGGATGAAGAAGAATACTGTGAAGATTCAAGACTAGGCCATGACTTTGGATCCAAAATAGGTGTGCCCCAAAATGCAAGCATAGTACTAGGTGTAGCTGGAAGATTGGTAAAGGATAAAGGGCACCCTTTACTTTTTGAAGCATTTTCACAACTCAAAGAAAAATACCCTAATGTTTATTTAATAGTAGCAGGGTCAGGACCTTGGTTACAAAGGTACAAAGATTTAGGACCTCAAGTTATAGCATTAGGTTCAATGACCCCATCTGAG includes the following:
- the LOC107778900 gene encoding uncharacterized protein LOC107778900; its protein translation is MAFNKPKKPRLSLNSKLCTTLFFIVLFTIPILRLLHTPTNSICTTSSSNIESWSGDLRDAEFSWNRLKFIDKNPPLETLRIAVFSRKWPTSATPGGMERHAHTLHMAMARRGHKVHVFTSPPMMDDSALSPYLSPTIHWHEGEPGKWRYNKAWEQYEEENEREKFDVIHSESVALPSHIALGLSNLVVSWHGIALESVHSSIFQDLARNPIESMTPAFNQSLQGMIPKVLNEIRFFQNYAHHVAISDSCGEMLRDVYQIPRRRVHVIVNGVDEEEYCEDSRLGHDFGSKIGVPQNASIVLGVAGRLVKDKGHPLLFEAFSQLKEKYPNVYLIVAGSGPWLQRYKDLGPQVIALGSMTPSELRGFYNSIDIFVNPTLRPQGLDLTLMEAMMSGKPVMASRFPSIKGTIIVDDEFGFMFSPNVESLIEALEKVVEEGREKLAQRGKACREYATSMFTAKKMALAYERLFLCIKNETFCSYT